The region GACCGTCATGCATGCGGCCAGCAACCTGATCTATCTGGTGCTGGTGCCCGTGCTGAGCTTTTTGCTGATCAAGGAAGGGCCGGACATGCGCGACGGCTTGCTGTCCCTGCTGAACCGCCCGAACAAGAAGCTCTGGGGCGCCATCATCGATGACCTCGACATCTTGCTGTCGCGCTATGTGCGCGCCCTGCTGCTGTTGTCGATCGCCACGTTTGTGTCCTACAGCATCGCCTTTTCCCTGATGGGCGTGCCATACAGCCTGCTGCTGGCCGGCGCGGCCGCCTTGCTGGAATTCATCCCGTTTGCCGGCCCGCTGGCAGCCGCCGTGATCGCCGTGGTCGTGGCCGGTTTCAGCGGCTTTGAGCACGTATTCTGGCTGATCGGCTTTATCGCCGCCTACCGTTTGTTCCAGGATTACGTGGTCAATCCGTACTTGATGAGCGAAGGCGTGGAAGTGAGCCCGCTGATGGTGATCGTCGGTCTGCTGGCCGGCGACCAGTTGGGGGGAGTGGTGGGCATCTTTCTGTCCGTGCCCGTGATGGCGGCCATCAAGATCGTCTTCGTGCGCGCGCGGGCGGCATTGCAGGCGCGCCATGATGCGCTGGAGAAAGCGGAACAGGCAGCGGAAGAAGCGCGCGCCCAGGCCCTTGCCGAGGCGGCGCACTTGCAGGAACAGGGCAGCAAGGCCACCCTGCCGGCGCAGTAACTTAGAACTCTTCCCACTCGCCGCTGTTGTCGGCGGCCGGCTTGGCTGGACGCGGTTTTGCAGCCGCAACAGGTGCTGCCGTAGCGCGGGCCGGCGCCAGGCGCAGTGCCGGGCGTTTCAAGGCCGTGCTGGCGGAGGCCGTGGCAGGCTTGCGCAAGGCGGGCTTGGCGGCCGGGCCGCTATGGTTGGCATCGAGTTTGAAGATGCTGACCATCTCGGCCAGTGCCGCCGCCTGCTCCTGCATGGATTCCGAGGCGGCTGCCGCTTCTTCCACCAGCGCCGCATTCTGTTGCGTCACGGTATCCATTTCCGCCACGGCTTGATTGATCTGGCCGATGCCCAGTTCCTGTTCGCGGCCGGCGGCGCTGATTTCGCCCATGATGTCCGTCACGCGGCGGATGCTGGCCACGATCTCGTCCATCGTCGTGCCCGTCTGGCTGACCAGTTCGCTGCCGGCGCCCACGTTCTGCACCGACGCTTCGATCAGCATCTTGATGTCCTTGGCGGCGCTGGCCGAGCGGTGCGCCAGGTTGCGCACTTCCGTGGCGACGACGGCAAAGCCGCGGCCTTGCTCGCCGGCACGCGCCGCTTCCACAGCCGCGTTCAGGGCCAAAATATTCGTCTGGAAGGCGATGCCATCGATCACGCCGATGATGTCGGCAATCTTTTTCGACGATTCGCTGATGGTGCCCATGGTATCGACCACTTGCGCCACCAGTGCGCCACCTTTCACCGCCACGTCCGAGGCCGACACGGCCAGCTGGTTGGCCTGGCGCGCATTGTCGGAATTCTGCTTGACGGTCGAGGTCAGCTCTTCCAGCGAGGACGCCGTTTCTTCCAGGCTCGACGCTTGCTGCTCCGTGCGGCTGGACAAGTCCAGATTGCCCGAGGCGATTTCATTGCTGGCCGTGGCGATGGCGCCGCTGCCGTCGCGCACGCCGCGCACGGTGGTCGACAGGCGTTCCTGCATTTTCAGCAAGCCCGTCAGCAAGGCGCCCATTTCGTCGTTGCGCGTGATGACGATGTCGTTGGCCAGGTTGCCGTCGGAAATGGCACCGAAATGGCGCAGGGCCTGGTCCAGCGGGTTAAAGATGGCGCGCAGCAGCAAAAAGCTGGAAATAATGGTCAGCAAGGCGCCGACGATCATGCCGCCGATGGCCATGGCCACCTGGCTGCGGAAGCTGGACTGGCTGGCCGCATACATCGCGGCGGCCGATGTGGCCTGGTATTGCGTCAATGTTTCGGCGGCCTGGTCCAGGGTACGGTACAGCGGCGTCAGCCCCGACATCATCAAACCGTCCGCTTGTGCAACGTTGCCTTCACGCAAAGCCTTGCTCATGACCAGCAAGCCGTTGCTCATGTAGTCGCTGCGCTTCTTGTCCATGTCGTCGGACAGGCGCTTTTCGTCCGTGCTTTGCGGCAAGGCCAGGTACACCTTCCAGGACTTGTTGGACGCTTCCATGAATTGTTCCGCACGGGCCAGGGTATCCTTGGCGTCGGCCGCATCGGGATGCACCATCACGCGGTCCATCGTGAACCGCGCGCGGCCCAGCAGAATCTGCGATTCGCCAATCGCTTGCGTCGATGCCAGCTGATTGCTGTAGACCTCGTTGAGGCTGTTGTTGGCCGATTTCAGGCTGATGATACTCATGACGCCCAGCAAGGCGATCAGCAGGCCCAGCACACTCATGGTGGCGATCAGGCGCATTTTTATTGTTATATTCGACAGCATGCAGTTTCCTTGGTAGGGGCGCAACCATGCCTGCGTTCACCAAACGGGATAGCAGCAAGCGCCAGATGGGCGGGTCACGTGAATTGTTCAGGACAGGTCGATACGGCGTGTGCGGCGGCAGGGGGGAAGGCGGCCCGCGCATATCGTCAGGAGTGAAAGACAGATCAACAGGGTTGAGGTTTTCTGTATTTTTATTTCCTGACTGCAAGATACAGGGAAAGATTACTAGTAGCAACATCCAGCATGGATTTTCACGCTTTGTAACAAGCGGATGATGTTTTTTGCGCAGAACTGGCATTCCGCAATCGTGCGCGCTCGCGCCGGAATGCCATTTATGTTAGCCAATTAGTTAATACATGGTTTCTTCGATGAGCTGGCCATCGTCGCGGAAGTACTGGAAGCGGCCCGTTTTCTTGCCCATGGTATAGGCGCCGATCTGCTTCGGTTTTCCGTTCTGGAAATTTTCGATGTTGACGCCATGCAGCACGCCCTTGTGCCAGTTGCGGTGAAATTGCGGCACTTCGCCATCGGGATAAAACAGGGTTTCCGCCCCGTCGCGCTTGCCGCCGGCAAAGCTGCCCTGGTAACGCCGCTTGCCGTCCGGATAAAAACTCTCCATCGGGCCCTCAAGCTCGCCCAGGCGATAATGTTCGGCCAGTTCCAGCTGGCCGCTGGCCGCGTATTGCTCCAGCTTGCCGTCAGGCTTGCCGTCAACCATCGTCAACACTTGCCAGCCGCCATCGGGCGCCGCTTTCTTCCACGGCCCCTGTTTCACATCATTGACGTAGTTGCCGCCACCGCCAGGCTCCACCCACTGGCCCTGCTTCTTGCCATTGACATAGTTGCCCTGCCAGTGCACCACGCCTTCGACGCGGCGCTCACTGGGTCCATCCAGCCTGTCCTTGAGGTAGGTATCGAAGCCCTGGTAGTTACCCTTGCCCTCGTCGCGCCATTCCTCGACGCCCGGACTCACTTCCCAGCGGCCCGTGCGCTGGCCACGCTGCATCATGCCCGTCGTCGTTTCTTCGCCGCTTACATACGTCCATGCTCCTTCAGCCTTGTCGTCGACAAAGGCGCCAAATGAGCGGATGGTGAGCGGCTCTTCATAGTGCCACTGCCCCGTGCGCTTGCCCTGCGCATACAGGCCGCGGGCAAACACGCTGCCCACGCAGCAATTCACGTCGTATTCGATAAATAGCCCATCCTGGCTGGCGGCAAAGCGCTGCGGCTGCGTTTCCCAGGTGATCCACTTGACGTGATAACTGGGCGCGCGGCCCCCTTCCCAGCCCTTGCCCAGCAGATAGGTCACCGTGAGGAAATGGCCATCCTTTTCCCCGAAGGTTTTTTTATAGGCAAACGCGGGCGCATCGGCCGGCTTGCCGGGCAACAAGTCACCATCGATATTGAAATAGCCGACCAGGGTACCGTGGCCATGCTCGATGGCGTCGAACTCGGCCACGCCCGTCGGTGCATACGCTATGCTGTAGTCGATCAGCTGCAAGCGGGCCAGCGCGGCGCGCACCCGCGCCTCGTCCATGGTTTTCGCGCCGCGCACGATGGCGTCCAGGGTCGGCTGCAAGGTGGCGACCTTGAACATCCTGCCGCCGCTGCGCTCGTAGCGGTAGGCATGCAAGCCGTACTGACCGCCGTTGCGGCTGAGCACGAACGTCGTTTCGCCCTCGCTGTCGAGGTCAAGCTGGAACACGGCCGCGATGCTGGCCTGGCCGTACTTGTCCAGGTTCATGCGTTTTTCACTGCTCCCGTTGCACTGGCAGTAGTAGCCGTTGACTTCGCCATTTTCCCGCAGGAAGGCCAGCACCACGCCGCCATCGCGGCGCTCGACGGCATTGGCGTAGGCCATGGACTGGCCTTCATAAAAACGCGCCGCCGCCTGTGCTGGCGCCAGCTTACCCAGCGCCAGCAGCGCCGCCATCGTGCTCATCCAGAATATTTGCCGCATGCCAACTCCACTGCCGAAAAACCGCCATTATGCATGGCCGTTCAGGCAAGACCGCTCACGCCAGGACGCCGGCCAAACAGCGGCCGCTGCACCGTCTGCGCCAGCAGCACGCCCAGCAGCGAGATGCCGCCGCCGACCAGGTGGTACACATGCATGCTTTCGTGCAACCAGACGATGGCCAGCAGGGCCGTCAGCAGGGGCAGCAGGTTGACGTAGATGCTGCAGCGGTTCGGTCCCAGCAGTTTGACGCCTTCGATCCACAGGTAGGACAGTACGATGGACGAACCGATGCCCGCGTAGCCGATCAGCGGCAAGGTGGTGCCGTCCAGCCTGGCACTGCCGGGCGGCAGCAGCAGGAAAAACGGCAGCATGCACGCCAGCGCCGCCAAGGCCTGGCAATAAATAGCTTGCCAGGCGGGAATGGACAGACGCCAGCGGCGCAGCAGCACGCCGTACAGGGCAAAGCTCAGGCACGCGAGCAGCATCAGCGCGTCGCCCGCATGCACACCTTGATGCAGCAGCGCCAGCACGTCGCCACGCCCGACCAGGTACAGCAAGCCGCCAAACGACAGCACGCCGCCGGCCGCCATGCCGACCGTCAGGCGCTCGCCCAGCAGCAGCACGCTGAGCAGGGCCGTCATCAGGGGCGCCAGTGCCGTGACGATGGCCATATTCGTTGCCGTGGTGCTTTCCGCGGCGCGGTAGGACAAACTCTGGAACAGCGCCATCGACATCAGGCCGCACAGGGCCAGCTGCCACCACTGGCGGCGGATAGCGGCGCGGTTGCGCCACAAGGGACGGGCGATGAATGGCGTCATCACCAGCAAGACCAGCACCAGACGGTAAAAGGTGATGGCCGTTGGGGCGATGCTGGACGCGGCCAGCTTCGAGACGACGACGTTGCCGGCCCACAGCAACATGGCCAGGAACGGATACAGATAAGCGCGCACAGGCATGCGTAACTCCATAAATCATTGCGGGGAACCATCATGCCGCAGGCACATTGTGCTTTCTCGCGCTAAGATGTCCATACCTGTCGCAAAACTGACCTTATTTGATGGATTGTTCCTCCCACGCCTTTCAGGAATTGCTGCCCGTCACGGCGCGCGCCATGGCGCTGGCCGTCGACTATGCGCACGGCCACGTGATTTCCGCGCACCGCCACACGCATGCGCAGTTGCTGTACGCCATCGAGGGCGTGATGACCATTGAAGCGCAGGGCGGGCGCTGGGTGGTGCCGCCCACGCGCGGCGTGTGGCTGCAGCCCGGCATCGCGCACCGGGTGCGCATGAGCGGCGCGGTGAAAATGCGCACGGTGTTCGTCAACTGTGCCAATTCTCCATTGCTGCCTAGCCACAGCTGCGTGCTCGACATCAGTCCCCTGCTGCGGCAATTGATCGTGGCGGCCGTCGACATCGCGCCCGATTTCACGGAAGGCAGCCGCGACTGGCATCTGCTGCAGCTGCTGTTGCACGAGCTCGACAGCCTGCCCGTGCTGCCCCTGTATCTGCCATTACCTACCGATGCGCGCCTGCGCGGCATTTGCGCGCGGCTGATGGAACAGCCGGGCGAACAGCAGACGGTGGCGCACTGGGCGCAGGAGCTGGCGATCACCGAGCGCAGCCTGCACCGATTGTTCCAGAAACAGACGGGCATGCGCTTTGGCCAGTGGCGCCAGCAGGCGCGGCTGCTGCGGGCGCTGGAACAATTGGCGCATGGCAGCAAGGTCATCGACGTGGCCATGGACAACGGCTACACGAGCCAAAGCGCGTTCACGGCCATGTTCAAAAAGCATTTCGGCACCACGCCGACCGCGTTTTACCAGGCTAAAGTCATCGCCGCATAAAAAAAATGCTGCTATGCATCAATAATCATGGGCGATAGCCGCCGCTCTTGTTATCATCGCAAGCCTTATCGCACCGCGCCCATCCTGGCAGCGGTGTTGACCTCATTCATACCACCATGACACAGAATTTCTTCCAGACATTTATCCTGCTCTTGCTCGTCACCGATCCGTTCGGCAACGTTTCCCTGTTCGTCAATGCCCTGAAACGGGTGCCCGTCGAGCGGCGCTGGAAAGTCGTCGTGCGCGAGTGCCTGATCGCCTTCGGCATCTTGCTGTTGTTTATGTTCTTCGGCCGTCATTTCCTGAACGCCTTGCAATTGTCGGAAGTGGCCTTGCGCATCGGCGGCGGCGTAATTTTGTTCCTGATCGCCATGCGCATGGTGTTTCCACAGCCAAACGCGGGTAATAGCGACCACGAGATGGGCGGCGAGCCGTTCATCGTGCCGCTGGCCATCCCCGCGCTGGCCGGCCCGTCGGCGCTGGCCACCGTGCTGCTGTTTTCCTCGCATGAAATGAACGAAGTCATCGCCCACGTGGCGGGGCTGACGGCCGTGGCCGTCGTCTGGCTGGCCGTCTTCCTGTGCGCCGAACGCTTGCAGCGGGCCTTGGGTCCAAGGGTCATGACGGCGTTCGAGCGCCTGATGGGCTTGATCCTGACGGCGATGGCCATAGAAATGTTGCTGGCCGGCATACGCGCGTTCCTGAAATCCGTTTAATATTGTCATTCATCCACTGAGGGAGTCCAGCATGAGCCGTTGCGCCCACATTTGCCTGATGGCCGATTACAACCAGTGGATGAATGCCAAGGTCTACGCAGCGGCGGCCAGCCTGCCGCAGGAAGAACTACAGCGCGAGCGGGGCGCCTTTTTCGGCTCCCTGCTGGCCACCCTGAACCACGTGATGGTGGGCGACACGCTGTGGATACAGCGCTATGCGAAACACCCGGCCGGCTTCCCCCTGCTCGACCCCATCCGCGCCATCACGCCGCCCGCCTCGCTCACGCACCCGCTGTTCGCGGCCGAGGATTTTGCCGCCATGCACGCGCACCGGCAATGGCTGGATGAGCTCATCGTAGCCTGGGCCGCCTCCATCCGCGAAGAAGACCTGGACCACCTGCTCGATTACCGCAACAGCAAGGGGCCGAACCGGCGCGAGTTTTTCAGCCTGCTCATGCATTTCTTTAACCACCAGACCCACCACCGGGGCCAGGCCAGCACCCTGCTGTCGCAAGCGGGCGTGGACATCGGCGACACGGATTTACTGTTTCGCATCCCCAACCATATCGAAGACTGACGACGGGCGGTACAGCCACGCCTTGAGCAAGATCAAGGCCAGCGCCAGACCGCCCAGCAGCGCGCCGCAAGCCAAGGCCCCCGGCATGCCGTGAGACTCAATGGCCATGCCGCCCGCCAATGCACCGACCGTCACGCCCAGGTTGATGGCGGCGATATACACGCCGATGGCGAACGCGGGCGCCTCGCGCGCTTCGCTGCTGAGCCACACTTGCGTGACGATCAGCCCGCTCGTATGCGCCGCGCCCCAGAACAGCAACAGCACCGCCAGCGCCGCCCAGCCGATACCGCTGCCCGCATAGCGGTACAGCAGCCAGTACGCCAGTCCCAGCAGCACGGGTTGCAGCAGGACCGTGCGCAGCACCTGCGTGCCCAGCTGGCGCCCCGCGAACAGATTGCCGGCCACGCCACCGACACCAAACACCACCAGCGCCAGCCCCGTCTGTCGCGCCGACAAGCCCGCTTCCTGCTGCAGGTACGCGGCCGCATACGCATACACGGCAAACATGGCGGCAAACACCAGCACGGCGGCGGCAATGGTCAGCCACAGGGCCGGTTTGCGCAGCACGGCCAGCTGGCGGCCATACGCCAGCGGCGCCTCGCGCGGCGTGTCCGGCAAGAACAGGTATAAGCCCAGCGCCGCCAGGGCATTGACGAGGGCGCAGGCAAGGAACGATGCCTCATAGCCATACTGCGCGGCGATCCACGTCGTGAGCGGAATGCCCAGCACCATGCCCATGCTGGTGCCCGTAAATGCATGTGCGCCGGCCCGCGCCGATTGCTGCGGCGGGTACAGGGCGGCGGCCGCCACCATGGCCAGCGAGAAATACACGGGGTGGAACAGGGCCGGCACCATGCGCAGCGCCAGCAGCAGCCCGAAGCGCGGCGCATATGCCGACACCACACTGGCCAGCGCGAATACCAGCAGGGACGCGATCAGCACGGGTTTGCGGCGCCAGCGCGTGGCCAGCAGCACGAGAAAGGGACCGCCCACGGCAATCACCACGGCGAACAGGCTCACCAATGAACCCGCCTGCGCGGCCGTCACGCCGTAGCGCTGCATGATCATCGGCAAGATGCCGACCACGCCAAACTCGATGCAGTACACGCCGAACAGGCCCAGCGCAAGGAAGACGATCGGGTGCGGGCGGGTCATGGCATTTCCTTTGCACCATACACAGCCTGGCACAGTTCCGCCACGAATGGCCCCGCCATGCCTTCCAATGCCGTATTCGTGAACGCCACCACGGACAATTCCTGCGCAGGATCGACAAACCACGCATGGCCATACGTGCCCCCCATGCGCCATGTACCCGCCGACTCCGGCGTGGCTGCCAGTTGCGGATCGCTCAAGACCGTAAAACCTAGGCCGAAGCCTCGACCGGGCCAGAACGGCAAGCCGAAGCCGTCCGTCTGGTTTTCTCCCATCTGGCGCGCCAGCGCCGGCGGCAGCAGCGGCGCGCCGCCCAGGCGCAAGGTTTCCAGCAAGCACATGAAGTCAGGCGCCGAGCCGACCATGCCGGCGCCGCCGGACGGGTAGGCGTGCGCATCGCGGGCGCGCGCCGCAGATAAGGCAAACCCTGCCATGCCATCGAGAAACGGCAGATGGTCTTCGCCCTCGTCGAGCAAGCGGCGCGGCCGGGATTCTCCCGCTGCGCGGTCCGCATACGCGACGGCCAGGCGCGCCGGGTCGCTCGCCACGAAACCCGTGTCGCGCATGGCCAGTGGCACCGTCACCAGATATTCCACGGCATGCGCCAGCGGCATGCCGGCCGCCTGTTCGATGACGGCGCCCAGCACATCGGTGGCGATCGAATACGCCCAGCGCTCGCCCGGTGCATACGCGAGCGGCACGGTGGCCAGGCGGCGCAGGTTGTCCTCCAGGGAAATGCGGGACGCATCCATGCCGTCCGACACCCCTGCCCGCGCATACGCGCCGCCCGGCGGTTGGAAAAAGCCATAGTCGAGGCCGGCCGTGTGCGTGAGCAAATGCCGCACGGTCATCGCCGCCACGGCACCGTCCGGCTGACGCGGCGAAAAATACGGCAGCCAGCGCGTCACCAGGTCGTCCAGGCCCAGCCGGCCTTGCCCCACCAGCGCCAGCGCGGCCGTCGAGATGATGGGTTTGCTGACGGATGCCAGGCGAAAGACGGCGTCCTCAACCATGGGCGTGCCCGCCTCGCGGTCCAGGTAGCCGGCCGCGCGGCGGTAAATGTCCTGGCCACGCTGGCGCACCAGCACGACGGCGCCCACCAGGCGCTGCTGGCGCAAAACACAGTCCAGCAAGGGATCGATGCGGGCGGACAGGGCCGCAGGAGAGAAGTTGTACATCATGGCTCAGCCTTTCAAATGATCAGGCTGCCAAGGTAAGCCAGGCGCGATCAAAGAAAAACAGGCTATAGTTTCTGTCTGTGCGGACATTGACATCCGCAATCAAAGAGGAACCACATGGATAACCTGGCGGGATTCACGGCCTTCGTGCAGGCGGCCGAAACGCGCAGTTTCGTGGCGGCAGGCCGCGTGCTCGGCATTTCCGCCTCGGCCGTGGGCAAGAGCATCGCGCGGCTGGAAGAGCGCCTCGGCGTGCGCCTGTTTCAGCGCAGCACGCGCAGCATCGCGCTCACCAGCGAGGGTACGGTGTTTCTCGAACGCTGCCGGCGCATCCTGGGCGAGATCGAAGCGGCCGAGCTGGAGTTATCCAATGGCAAGAGCGCACCGCAAGGCCGGCTGCGCGTCAGCCTGCCGCAGGTGGGCAGCTTGCTCAATCCCGTGCTGGCCGCGTTCGCGCGCGCCTATCCGCTGGTGGAGCTCGACCTCGATTTCAGCGACCGCCGGGTCGACGTGATCGAGGAAGGCTACGACGCCGTCGTGCGCGCGGGCGAAAGCGCCGACAGCCGTTTGATGAGCCGCCAGCTGGGCCAGTTCCAGCTGCAACTGGTGGCCGCGCCCGCCTATCTGGCGCAACATGGCACGCCGCGGCTTCCCGCCGACCTGGCGCAGCACACATGTTTGCTGTACAAATTTCCCAGCAGCGGCAAGGTCGAGGCCTGGCCCTTGCCCGAATGGCCTGCCCTGCACGCGGCCGGCTTGCCGGCCCTGCTCCACTGCAACAATGTCGACACCCTGCTGCACTTTGCCGAAAGCGGCCTGGGCATCGCCGCCCTGCCCGACTTCGCCGTGCGCGCCGCGCTCGCCGCAGGCCGCTTGCAGCCGGTGCTGGACGCGCACCGCCAGCACGATGGCGCCTTCCGCATCCTGTGGCCCAGCAGCCGCCACCTGACGCCGAAACTGCGCGCCTTCATCGATTTCCTCGCCACCCACGTGTTTCCGAAAAACTGAGTCCGCATCCAGCGCCGCGCTCGTTGTTTCCACACGACAACTTAGTTAAGTTGCTACCAGTTTTTCAGCTTTTCGCGGACTTGATACAAGTTTTTGTATTGCAGTGCAGAATTTTGAGGAACAATTACAGACTGGCCGTGGCTACGTATAAACCCGTAGCCGTGGCCTGTCGCCGTTTTCCCTCACTTCCGCAACACGAAAGCAATCATGTCACTCACACAATTCAAAATCGGCACCCGGCTCGGGATCGGGTTTGCTGTCGTCCTCGGCCTGCTGGTAGCCGTCTTGCTCGTCGGCCTGTATTCCATGGGGCAACTGAGCGCGCGCACGCACGACATCGTGGCCGACAAGAACGTCAAGATGGCGGCCGCCAACACCATGAGCGACAACGTGCGCAACATTACCCTGGCGATCACGAGCATTGTGGTGGCGCCGACGGAAGCGCTGGTGCAGGCGGAACTGGCGAAAATTGGCGAAGCGCGCAAGAAATACGGCGCCGCCAAGGAAACCTTGCAAAAGAAAATCTCGACGGACAAGGAAACGGCGCTGATGGCCGAACTCGATGCCGCCCTGAAATCGGGCGCGCCGCTGAACAACAAGGTCATCGAGCTGCGCAATGCGGGGCAGACGGAAGAGGCGATCGCCTTTTTGACGCAGCAAGCGGCACCGAGCCTGAAGATCGTGCTGGGCGCGCTTGACAGCCTGGTCGCGTATGAAGCGCAGCAGGCGGCGCAGGCGGCAACGGACGCCGAAACGCTGAGCGCCAGCGCGCGCGCCTCCATGATTGCCCTGGGCAGCGTGGCCGTGCTGCTGGGTGCTTTTGTTGCGTGGGTCATCACGCGCTCGATCACCCAGCCCATCAATGCAGCCGTCAGCGTGGCCGAAACCGTGGCTTCGGGCGACTTGTCGTCGCACATCGTCGTCAATTCCAGCGATGAAACGGGCCGCCTGCTGGGCGCCCTGAAAGCCATGAACACCAGCCTCTTGGGCGTGGTGGCGCAAGTGCGCCACGGCACGGATGCGATCTCCACGGCATCGAGCGAAATTGCCGCTGGCAACCTCGACCTGTCGTCCCGCACGGAAGAGCAAGCCAGTTCGCTGGAAGAAACGGCATCGGCCATGGAAGAGCTGACCTCGACCGTGAAGCAGAACGCGGACAACGCGCGCCAGGCCAACCAGCTGGCGAAAAGCGCGTCCGAAGTGGCCGTGCGCGGCGGCAGCATCGTCTCGCAAGTGGTCGACACCATGGGCACCATCAACGCCTCGTCGCGCAAGATCGTCGACATCATCGGCGTCATCGACGGCATCGCCTTCCAGACGAATATCCTGGCCTTGAACGCGGCCGTGGAAGCGGCGCGCGCCGGTGAGCAGGGACGCGGCTTTGCCGTCGTGGCCAGCGAGGTGCGCAATCTGGCCCAACGCTCGGCTGGCGCAGCGAAGGAAATCAAGGAATTGATCGCCGCCTCGGTCGCCAACGTGGACACGGGTTCGCGCCTCGTCAATGAAGCGGGCCAGACCATGGGTGACATCGTCGACAGCATCGTGCGCGTGACCGACATCATGGGCGAAATCACCTCCGCCACGCACGAGCAAACCATCGGCATCGAGCAGATCAACATGGCCATCGCCCAGATGGATGAAGTGACGCAGCAAAACGCGGCCCTGGTGGAGGAAGCGGCGGCCGCATCGCAAAGCATGCAGGAACAGGCGGGTGAACTGGCGCACGTGGTGGGTTTCTTTAAAACCGGCAACCATGTCGCCAGCGCAGCCAAGCTGACGCCAGTGCGCGCAGCACCGGCAGCAGCGGCAGCGCCCGCCATCGCACGCCCCGCGGCCAAGCCCGCACCCGCGCGCAAGGCCGTCGCGGCCGCGCCCGCACGCCGCAGCAATGCGAGCGCCGAGAGCGAATGGGAAGAGTTTTAAGGAATAGCAACACCCTCCCCGCAAGAAAGCCAGGCAAGAAGTTGCTGCCTGGCTTTTTTTCGTCCGCAATCGCCACTTTTTTTGCGGCAAAGCCCGCGCAATAGGCGAAAGTGCAAAACGTGCACCGCGCATACGCTTTACAATCCTCGCTCGCTTTACAAAATATTGGTCATCATGAATCAGGCAGAACAGCAGCGCCTCCTGGCTATCCTGGAGTATTGGCACAAGATCGAATTCTTTATCCCGTTTGACCTGAATCAAATCACGGACGTTGAAGACCAGTCCACCGTGCGTCTCCTGCACCGCGAACAGCTGGCGCAATTGCCGCTGCAGTTCGCCACGCAATGGCAAGTGCCATCCGACCGCGAGATCGACGGCTACTCATTGTTCCTTGGCGTGTTCGACAAGGCCGAAGTCAACAAGGCTTGTCCGTCGGCCAACGGCCCGGAAAACATG is a window of Janthinobacterium rivuli DNA encoding:
- a CDS encoding LysR family transcriptional regulator; translated protein: MDNLAGFTAFVQAAETRSFVAAGRVLGISASAVGKSIARLEERLGVRLFQRSTRSIALTSEGTVFLERCRRILGEIEAAELELSNGKSAPQGRLRVSLPQVGSLLNPVLAAFARAYPLVELDLDFSDRRVDVIEEGYDAVVRAGESADSRLMSRQLGQFQLQLVAAPAYLAQHGTPRLPADLAQHTCLLYKFPSSGKVEAWPLPEWPALHAAGLPALLHCNNVDTLLHFAESGLGIAALPDFAVRAALAAGRLQPVLDAHRQHDGAFRILWPSSRHLTPKLRAFIDFLATHVFPKN
- a CDS encoding methyl-accepting chemotaxis protein, translated to MSLTQFKIGTRLGIGFAVVLGLLVAVLLVGLYSMGQLSARTHDIVADKNVKMAAANTMSDNVRNITLAITSIVVAPTEALVQAELAKIGEARKKYGAAKETLQKKISTDKETALMAELDAALKSGAPLNNKVIELRNAGQTEEAIAFLTQQAAPSLKIVLGALDSLVAYEAQQAAQAATDAETLSASARASMIALGSVAVLLGAFVAWVITRSITQPINAAVSVAETVASGDLSSHIVVNSSDETGRLLGALKAMNTSLLGVVAQVRHGTDAISTASSEIAAGNLDLSSRTEEQASSLEETASAMEELTSTVKQNADNARQANQLAKSASEVAVRGGSIVSQVVDTMGTINASSRKIVDIIGVIDGIAFQTNILALNAAVEAARAGEQGRGFAVVASEVRNLAQRSAGAAKEIKELIAASVANVDTGSRLVNEAGQTMGDIVDSIVRVTDIMGEITSATHEQTIGIEQINMAIAQMDEVTQQNAALVEEAAAASQSMQEQAGELAHVVGFFKTGNHVASAAKLTPVRAAPAAAAAPAIARPAAKPAPARKAVAAAPARRSNASAESEWEEF
- a CDS encoding serine hydrolase domain-containing protein encodes the protein MMYNFSPAALSARIDPLLDCVLRQQRLVGAVVLVRQRGQDIYRRAAGYLDREAGTPMVEDAVFRLASVSKPIISTAALALVGQGRLGLDDLVTRWLPYFSPRQPDGAVAAMTVRHLLTHTAGLDYGFFQPPGGAYARAGVSDGMDASRISLEDNLRRLATVPLAYAPGERWAYSIATDVLGAVIEQAAGMPLAHAVEYLVTVPLAMRDTGFVASDPARLAVAYADRAAGESRPRRLLDEGEDHLPFLDGMAGFALSAARARDAHAYPSGGAGMVGSAPDFMCLLETLRLGGAPLLPPALARQMGENQTDGFGLPFWPGRGFGLGFTVLSDPQLAATPESAGTWRMGGTYGHAWFVDPAQELSVVAFTNTALEGMAGPFVAELCQAVYGAKEMP
- a CDS encoding MFS transporter is translated as MTRPHPIVFLALGLFGVYCIEFGVVGILPMIMQRYGVTAAQAGSLVSLFAVVIAVGGPFLVLLATRWRRKPVLIASLLVFALASVVSAYAPRFGLLLALRMVPALFHPVYFSLAMVAAAALYPPQQSARAGAHAFTGTSMGMVLGIPLTTWIAAQYGYEASFLACALVNALAALGLYLFLPDTPREAPLAYGRQLAVLRKPALWLTIAAAVLVFAAMFAVYAYAAAYLQQEAGLSARQTGLALVVFGVGGVAGNLFAGRQLGTQVLRTVLLQPVLLGLAYWLLYRYAGSGIGWAALAVLLLFWGAAHTSGLIVTQVWLSSEAREAPAFAIGVYIAAINLGVTVGALAGGMAIESHGMPGALACGALLGGLALALILLKAWLYRPSSVFDMVGDAKQ